From Pseudanabaena sp. PCC 6802, one genomic window encodes:
- a CDS encoding putative bifunctional diguanylate cyclase/phosphodiesterase, with the protein MAPIKILVVDDEIELQRLIEQRFRKKIRAQEVTFLFAPDGLEALQKLKADRQVDMVLTDINMPKMDGLTLIGRLSEIDETLKAVVISAYGDIPNIRKAMNRGAFDFLTKPIDFQDLEVTIQKTLECVHQSREKLYQIQKAQEELFHAAYYDALTGLPNRNWFSECIARLIEQTNQGMDRLYALLFIDLDRFTLINDSLGHAIGDALLVEVAERLKVCLREPDTVVRLGGDEFGILLENVKDSHCAIAVAKRIQELLAQPFNLEGLEIFSEASIGIALGIQNYQRSEELLHDADVAMNWAKAQGKGRYEVFDPIMQIKVRECLQLENDLRKAIDRGELSLHYQPIICSATDLLSSFEALIRWHHSGRSIPPVKFIPLAEETKLIIPLGWWVVRTACEQLRLWQQQCPGHVSPKLNINFSAIQLQQANVVEQMQQILAATGLEGKSLNLEITESYLLENAASSVETLRRLKELGIHLCIDDFGTGYSSLSRLHEFPIDTLKIDRSFIKRMDLNSGKNLETVQMIVTLAHSLGMNVVAEGVETMEQLDRLKQLGCDFIQGYLISRPIDSQSASQFLSQT; encoded by the coding sequence ATGGCACCAATCAAAATTCTAGTCGTAGATGATGAGATAGAACTCCAGCGTCTGATCGAACAGCGGTTTAGAAAAAAAATTAGGGCGCAAGAAGTTACTTTCCTATTCGCACCTGATGGACTAGAAGCCTTGCAAAAGCTAAAAGCAGATCGGCAGGTGGATATGGTGCTAACGGACATTAATATGCCCAAAATGGATGGCTTAACGCTAATTGGCAGGCTATCTGAAATTGATGAAACCCTCAAGGCAGTAGTGATATCCGCCTATGGCGATATTCCCAATATTCGGAAAGCAATGAATCGGGGTGCCTTTGATTTCCTCACGAAGCCAATTGACTTTCAAGATCTGGAAGTGACGATTCAGAAGACGCTGGAATGCGTACACCAATCTAGGGAAAAACTATACCAGATCCAAAAAGCGCAGGAGGAGCTATTCCACGCAGCATATTACGATGCATTGACCGGATTACCCAATCGTAACTGGTTTTCAGAATGTATTGCTCGGCTGATCGAACAAACAAATCAAGGTATGGATCGGTTATATGCACTGCTATTTATCGATCTCGATCGCTTCACACTGATCAATGATAGTTTGGGGCACGCGATCGGCGATGCTCTGCTGGTGGAAGTCGCCGAACGGCTCAAAGTTTGCTTGCGCGAGCCAGACACTGTCGTGCGTTTAGGGGGTGATGAATTTGGTATTTTGCTGGAAAATGTCAAGGACAGCCATTGTGCGATCGCCGTTGCCAAACGCATTCAGGAGTTGCTGGCGCAGCCATTCAATCTGGAGGGACTGGAGATATTTTCTGAAGCCAGCATCGGTATTGCTTTAGGGATTCAAAATTACCAACGTTCTGAAGAATTGCTGCACGATGCAGATGTGGCGATGAACTGGGCCAAAGCTCAGGGCAAAGGGCGCTACGAAGTCTTCGACCCGATCATGCAAATTAAGGTGAGAGAGTGTTTGCAACTGGAAAATGACCTGCGTAAGGCGATCGATCGGGGAGAATTAAGCCTTCATTATCAACCTATTATCTGTTCTGCCACCGATCTGCTCAGTAGTTTTGAGGCGTTAATCCGCTGGCATCATTCTGGCAGATCGATCCCGCCAGTTAAGTTTATTCCCCTGGCGGAGGAAACCAAATTGATTATTCCCTTGGGCTGGTGGGTCGTGCGTACCGCTTGCGAACAATTGCGCCTTTGGCAACAACAGTGTCCCGGACATGTCTCTCCCAAGCTAAATATTAATTTCTCCGCCATTCAACTCCAACAGGCTAATGTAGTCGAACAGATGCAACAGATTCTGGCCGCTACGGGTCTTGAGGGTAAGAGTCTCAACCTGGAGATCACCGAAAGCTATCTGCTTGAGAACGCGGCTTCTTCAGTCGAAACCTTGCGAAGATTGAAAGAACTGGGCATTCACCTGTGCATTGATGATTTTGGTACGGGCTATTCCTCCTTAAGTCGCTTGCACGAATTTCCCATTGACACGTTGAAGATCGATCGCTCCTTTATCAAGCGCATGGATCTCAACTCCGGCAAGAATCTGGAAACCGTCCAAATGATCGTCACGTTGGCTCACAGCCTGGGCATGAACGTAGTGGCTGAAGGGGTAGAAACCATGGAGCAACTCGATCGACTCAAGCAGCTAGGATGCGACTTTATCCAGGGATACCTGATTTCCAGGCCGATCGATAGCCAGTCGGCCAGCCAGTTTTTGAGCCAGACGTAA
- a CDS encoding diguanylate cyclase domain-containing protein — MDAVKILVVDDELGIQRLIEQRFRKRIRAKELEFIFAANGVEALEKLQGDNHVDMVLTDLNMPEMDGLALLGCLPTISENLKAVVISAYTDIANIRQAMNRGAFDFLSKPIDFQDLERTIEKTVEFVHHLKHKQDQTQKIQDELLHAALHDPLTGLPNRAWLSNRLTEIFEQQSRSQEPLYALLFIDLDGFKEINDELGHLLGDELLKYVAQRLKHSLREGDSVARLGGDEFVVFLEGGDIDSATIVAKRIQASLQRPFKLGDRQVSSGASIGIALSSPEDRQPDDLLHNADVAMYVAKSEGKGCYVVFDQSVPGKIETIV, encoded by the coding sequence ATGGATGCAGTCAAAATTTTGGTTGTAGATGATGAGTTGGGAATCCAGCGCTTGATCGAACAGCGCTTTAGAAAGCGGATCAGAGCCAAGGAGCTAGAGTTTATTTTTGCAGCTAATGGCGTAGAGGCTCTCGAAAAATTGCAGGGTGACAACCATGTAGATATGGTACTGACCGATCTCAACATGCCTGAGATGGATGGTCTGGCATTGCTTGGCTGCTTGCCCACAATTAGCGAAAACCTCAAGGCAGTTGTGATATCTGCCTATACCGATATAGCTAACATCCGTCAGGCCATGAATCGAGGCGCTTTTGATTTCCTCTCAAAGCCAATTGATTTTCAGGATCTGGAGAGAACGATCGAGAAAACTGTAGAGTTCGTCCACCATCTCAAACATAAGCAAGACCAAACCCAGAAAATTCAAGATGAATTGCTCCATGCAGCGCTCCACGATCCGCTGACCGGGTTGCCCAATCGCGCCTGGCTCAGCAATCGCCTCACTGAAATCTTCGAGCAGCAGTCAAGATCGCAAGAACCATTATACGCTCTATTATTCATCGATCTTGATGGGTTTAAGGAAATTAACGACGAACTGGGACACCTGTTGGGGGATGAGTTGCTCAAGTATGTGGCTCAACGCCTGAAGCATTCCCTGCGAGAAGGAGATAGCGTAGCGCGACTGGGCGGCGATGAGTTTGTGGTATTTCTTGAAGGGGGAGATATTGACAGTGCCACCATTGTAGCCAAGCGAATCCAGGCAAGCTTGCAGCGCCCTTTCAAATTGGGCGATCGCCAGGTATCGAGTGGAGCGAGCATCGGTATCGCTTTGAGCAGCCCAGAGGATCGGCAACCCGACGACCTCCTGCATAATGCGGATGTCGCTATGTATGTTGCTAAATCCGAGGGCAAAGGCTGTTATGTGGTCTTTGACCAGAGCGTACCTGGAAAAATTGAGACGATAGTGTAA
- a CDS encoding response regulator, whose product MVPVKILVVDDEVEMERLIEQRFRKQIKAQELEFIFAANGVEALHKLQDNGHVDMVLTDLNMPHMDGLTLIEQLTKVDETLKAVVMSAYSDMPNIRQAMNRGAVDFLAKPIDFQDLEKTIQKTKGFVHQVREKQLKERKAQEKLIQLERYKRSALRKSISLSLPHEINTPLNGILGFTELLSRYYSSMPQEEVLEIIEDIRTSATRLNKVCQSFLLYVKFELLKSNPQQTAQLKEMSANSVRFSIEEWSQGKAREYNRERDLHLGIADGTLWIYEPFLKTVVEEILDNAFKFSEIGTRVLLVSSIVDEQFVMYVRDRGRGMTKAQIANLGAYMQFDREFYEQQGLGLGLATVKRIVDFYGGEFAIESCKKMGTTVTIRLPIAKRVAQSIS is encoded by the coding sequence ATGGTACCTGTAAAAATCCTGGTTGTAGATGATGAGGTAGAAATGGAGCGTCTGATCGAGCAGCGCTTCAGAAAGCAGATCAAAGCTCAAGAACTTGAATTTATATTTGCTGCTAATGGGGTGGAGGCTCTACATAAACTGCAGGATAACGGTCATGTGGACATGGTGTTAACCGATCTCAATATGCCTCATATGGATGGTTTAACACTGATCGAGCAGCTCACCAAGGTTGATGAAACACTCAAGGCAGTGGTGATGTCGGCCTACAGCGACATGCCAAACATTCGTCAGGCAATGAACCGAGGGGCAGTGGATTTCCTGGCGAAACCTATTGATTTTCAAGATCTAGAGAAGACCATCCAGAAGACTAAAGGGTTTGTCCATCAGGTTAGAGAGAAACAACTAAAAGAACGTAAGGCTCAAGAGAAATTAATTCAGTTAGAGCGTTACAAAAGGTCTGCTCTGCGTAAAAGTATCAGTTTATCGCTTCCCCACGAGATCAATACACCTTTGAATGGAATTTTGGGATTCACAGAGTTATTATCGCGATACTACAGTTCTATGCCCCAAGAAGAGGTCTTGGAAATTATCGAGGATATACGTACTTCTGCTACCCGTCTTAATAAGGTTTGCCAAAGCTTTTTGCTTTACGTAAAGTTTGAACTCCTGAAATCGAATCCACAGCAAACCGCACAACTGAAGGAAATGTCAGCTAATTCTGTAAGGTTCTCGATCGAAGAATGGTCTCAGGGAAAAGCAAGGGAGTATAACCGCGAGCGGGATCTGCATTTAGGGATCGCAGATGGGACTTTATGGATTTATGAGCCTTTTTTAAAGACGGTGGTAGAGGAGATATTAGACAATGCCTTTAAGTTCTCTGAGATAGGTACGCGGGTGCTGCTGGTCAGCTCAATTGTAGACGAGCAGTTCGTTATGTACGTTCGCGATCGCGGACGGGGGATGACCAAGGCGCAGATTGCTAATTTAGGTGCTTATATGCAGTTCGATCGCGAATTTTACGAACAGCAAGGTTTGGGACTAGGGTTAGCTACTGTCAAGCGAATTGTTGACTTCTATGGGGGCGAATTTGCGATTGAAAGCTGCAAAAAAATGGGGACGACAGTTACGATCCGATTGCCGATCGCAAAACGCGTCGCTCAAAGTATCTCATAA
- a CDS encoding response regulator, with product MEENRGNILIADDKPDNLRLLSRILTDEGHKVRKVLDGNRALDAAQLEPPDLILLDIMMPEMDGYEVCQMLKANKRTQAIPVIFLSALDDIEDKVKAFSVGGVDYITKPFQKEEVIARVKTHLHIQALHRDLKHKNSLLSEEIEQRKVVEADLKRALQDLKTAQEQIIAREKLASLGTLTAGIAHELRNPLNFIKNYAEGSIELAEEIKEEIEGQLQYVNSETASSIREILADIKENAMTIRQHGLRAAQIISSMMQHARSEVGKFQLTDLNSLLADAINLIYNSKRVQHPGFDIAIETSYDSDIGQIDVLPSELSRVFINLIENACYAAQKKRDKMGEEFAPKLSVKTQKLGNKVEIRIRDNGMGIDTETQAKIFEPFFTTKPVGEGTGLGLSIAYNIVVNQHGGILKLETELNVYTEFVIILPLQSRSASDRDTGNTWKGESTLSEASLTIEAS from the coding sequence ATGGAGGAAAATCGAGGTAATATTCTGATTGCCGACGATAAACCGGACAATCTAAGGCTTTTGTCCAGGATTTTAACGGATGAAGGTCATAAGGTTCGTAAAGTATTGGATGGCAATCGCGCTTTAGATGCGGCTCAACTTGAGCCGCCTGACCTGATCTTGCTGGACATCATGATGCCGGAGATGGACGGTTATGAGGTTTGTCAAATGCTGAAAGCTAACAAACGCACTCAGGCAATTCCGGTGATATTTTTAAGCGCTCTGGACGACATTGAAGACAAGGTAAAAGCTTTCTCTGTAGGTGGAGTAGACTACATCACCAAGCCGTTTCAGAAAGAAGAGGTGATTGCTAGGGTCAAAACCCATCTGCACATACAGGCTTTGCATCGAGATCTCAAGCACAAAAATTCTCTTTTGTCAGAAGAGATCGAACAACGCAAAGTTGTAGAAGCAGATTTGAAAAGGGCTTTGCAGGATCTGAAAACGGCTCAAGAGCAAATCATTGCCAGAGAAAAATTGGCTTCGCTGGGTACGCTAACCGCCGGTATTGCCCACGAACTGCGGAACCCGCTCAATTTCATCAAGAACTATGCGGAGGGGTCGATCGAATTAGCCGAGGAAATTAAAGAGGAGATAGAAGGCCAACTGCAGTATGTGAATTCAGAAACTGCTAGTTCCATTCGGGAAATTTTGGCAGACATTAAGGAAAATGCCATGACAATACGCCAGCACGGACTGCGGGCTGCACAAATCATTAGCAGCATGATGCAGCATGCTCGCTCGGAAGTGGGCAAGTTTCAATTGACCGATCTGAATTCTTTGCTAGCTGATGCCATAAACCTGATTTATAATAGCAAGCGAGTTCAGCATCCTGGATTTGACATTGCGATCGAGACGAGCTATGACTCAGATATCGGGCAAATTGACGTGCTACCTAGCGAACTCAGTCGGGTCTTTATCAACCTGATCGAAAATGCCTGTTATGCCGCGCAAAAAAAACGGGATAAAATGGGGGAGGAATTTGCGCCCAAGTTGTCGGTTAAAACCCAAAAGCTAGGCAATAAAGTAGAAATACGAATTCGCGATAACGGGATGGGAATTGACACGGAAACCCAGGCTAAAATTTTTGAACCTTTCTTTACAACCAAACCCGTCGGGGAGGGAACGGGTTTGGGCTTATCCATCGCCTACAATATCGTTGTCAATCAACACGGAGGGATTTTGAAGTTGGAGACCGAACTCAATGTTTATACTGAATTTGTCATAATTCTACCTTTGCAAAGTCGCAGTGCGAGCGATCGCGATACAGGTAATACTTGGAAGGGTGAAAGCACCTTGAGTGAAGCTTCTCTAACAATAGAAGCAAGCTAA
- a CDS encoding DUF2993 domain-containing protein gives MEFLAALLTSLLGLAGAPGVVIDRTAADLLRGQLVSAETLEVRVDNTPNFQILQGKVDRIRMAGRGLYILPFLRIDSLDLETDSISIDPDRVRSGELKLLRPLQAAVRVVLKSEDLNRALRSPTIAKSFKGIKADLSSIASGTKAEEFDLVDPEVTFLDGNRLRLNATVQPIIKTSGGTRAEPLVVAIETKLDVVGGTRLELTDPKAFFKGVDVPSQITKAFVRTLNRLLDLRQLESSGITARVLKFEVNEGHLQLIGFARLEPMK, from the coding sequence ATGGAATTTCTAGCAGCATTACTCACGAGCTTATTAGGACTGGCAGGCGCGCCCGGTGTCGTCATCGATCGCACCGCCGCCGATCTGTTGCGCGGTCAGTTAGTCAGTGCCGAGACATTAGAGGTGAGAGTAGATAATACACCCAACTTTCAGATTCTTCAGGGCAAGGTAGATCGCATCCGCATGGCGGGTAGAGGGCTGTATATCCTTCCATTTCTGCGCATCGATAGTTTGGATCTGGAAACTGACTCCATCAGTATCGATCCCGATCGCGTTAGATCCGGAGAGCTAAAATTACTGCGCCCACTGCAAGCGGCTGTCAGAGTCGTTTTAAAATCAGAGGATCTAAATCGGGCGCTGCGATCGCCAACCATTGCAAAATCTTTTAAAGGTATTAAAGCCGATCTCTCATCGATTGCTAGTGGAACAAAAGCGGAGGAGTTTGACCTGGTCGATCCGGAAGTTACTTTCCTCGATGGCAATCGACTGCGATTGAATGCAACCGTGCAGCCCATTATCAAAACTTCTGGCGGTACCAGGGCTGAGCCTTTAGTAGTGGCGATCGAAACCAAACTGGATGTGGTGGGAGGTACGCGCCTGGAGCTTACCGATCCGAAAGCTTTTTTCAAAGGCGTAGATGTCCCCAGTCAGATTACGAAAGCTTTTGTCCGCACCCTGAATAGATTGCTCGATCTACGACAATTGGAATCCAGTGGCATCACTGCTCGCGTCCTCAAGTTTGAAGTTAATGAGGGTCACCTGCAGTTGATCGGATTTGCTCGCTTGGAACCCATGAAATAA
- the folK gene encoding 2-amino-4-hydroxy-6-hydroxymethyldihydropteridine diphosphokinase — protein sequence MKSYQCAIALGSNLGDSLAIVRAALDYLASTPEVEVVEVSHWYRTKPVTEAIAGLYSDRSTTEASPVTQPDYINGCALLRTSLMPNRLLAVLLATEAHFGRERRERWGARTLDLDILLYENFVLDTPNLTIPHPRMCDRAFVLLPLAEIVPDWIHPINGSTIGKLAIDPPDIYICSPQKLNSEDTLE from the coding sequence ATTAAGTCATATCAGTGCGCGATCGCGCTTGGTAGTAACCTTGGCGATTCTCTCGCAATTGTGCGAGCGGCACTGGACTATCTCGCCTCTACCCCCGAGGTTGAGGTGGTCGAAGTTTCGCACTGGTATCGCACTAAACCAGTTACTGAAGCGATCGCCGGACTATACTCAGATCGCTCAACTACCGAAGCCAGTCCAGTTACTCAACCGGATTACATAAATGGCTGCGCGCTATTGCGGACTAGCTTAATGCCCAATCGCTTGCTGGCAGTACTGCTGGCAACCGAAGCACATTTTGGTCGCGAACGGCGCGAACGCTGGGGAGCCAGGACGCTCGATCTGGACATATTGCTCTACGAAAATTTCGTCCTCGATACGCCAAATCTCACGATTCCCCACCCGCGCATGTGCGATCGCGCCTTTGTCCTGCTACCATTAGCTGAAATCGTGCCGGACTGGATTCACCCGATTAATGGTAGTACGATCGGCAAACTAGCGATCGATCCACCCGATATATATATCTGCTCTCCACAAAAGTTAAATTCTGAAGATACCTTAGAGTAA
- a CDS encoding Uma2 family endonuclease — protein sequence MPIATQPEKHILSLEEFLELPETKPASEYNNGQICQKVMPQGKHSKLQVGLSGWINQKGEADRSVYALTELRCTFSGRSIVPDIAVFTWERIPVDEAGEIINKITIAPDWIVEILSPDQSSIQTIEKIGFAIKHGTKLGWLIASEERTVLVFQGDRLPEIKQGDDLLPVLDELKDWHLSANDLFSLLTFASK from the coding sequence ATGCCGATCGCTACTCAACCCGAAAAACATATACTCTCCCTAGAAGAGTTTCTGGAGTTACCAGAAACTAAACCGGCAAGCGAGTATAACAACGGACAAATCTGCCAAAAAGTCATGCCTCAAGGGAAACATAGTAAATTACAGGTTGGACTCTCGGGGTGGATTAATCAAAAAGGTGAGGCAGATCGTAGTGTTTATGCTCTGACGGAGTTACGCTGTACTTTTTCAGGACGCTCAATTGTTCCAGATATAGCTGTGTTTACCTGGGAGCGGATTCCTGTAGATGAGGCAGGCGAGATTATTAACAAAATTACGATCGCCCCTGACTGGATCGTGGAAATTCTCTCGCCAGACCAATCGTCCATTCAGACGATTGAGAAGATCGGGTTTGCGATTAAGCATGGGACGAAATTAGGCTGGCTAATTGCATCAGAAGAACGGACTGTACTTGTATTTCAAGGCGATCGCTTACCTGAGATTAAACAAGGAGACGATCTCCTACCTGTTCTGGATGAGTTAAAAGATTGGCACCTATCTGCAAATGATTTATTTAGCTTATTGACTTTTGCTTCTAAATGA
- the murA gene encoding UDP-N-acetylglucosamine 1-carboxyvinyltransferase: protein MMCEEVRAIISTIQTDGVQSTQPDDEDQESSVLHIVGNSRLSGHVPISGAKNSTLAIMAGALLSSDGCRITNVPSLADVQRMIDILSALGIKIDRDGDALDIDASHIGQSSAPYELVSKLRASFFAIGPVLARLGVARIPLPGGCAIGARPVDLHVRGLQAMGADVQIEHGIVQAYSRQPGGRLRGAKIYLDYPSVGATETLMMAATLAEGETIIENAAQEPEVVDLADFCIAMGAKIQGAGTKTIYIDGVDRMHATEYAIIPDRIEAGTFMVAAAITKSILDISPVVPDHLTAVIAKLQEIGAKVSYESPTCLRVEGSDCHRGTDIETLPYPGFPTDMQAQFMALLTLSEGNSVVKETVFENRLQHVAELCRMGANIRLKGNIAVVTGVPTLSGAPVTATDLRASAALVLAGLAAQGETQIKGLHHLDRGYDRIEHKLRQLGANIYRTSEAPVA, encoded by the coding sequence ATGATGTGTGAGGAGGTTAGGGCTATTATTTCAACTATACAAACAGATGGTGTGCAGTCCACGCAGCCGGATGATGAGGATCAAGAGTCATCGGTGTTGCACATTGTAGGAAATTCCAGACTAAGCGGTCACGTCCCCATTAGTGGTGCTAAAAATTCAACCTTAGCGATTATGGCAGGAGCGTTGCTGTCATCCGATGGTTGTCGCATTACTAACGTGCCGTCTTTAGCCGACGTACAGCGCATGATCGATATCCTGTCCGCCCTGGGCATTAAGATCGATCGCGATGGTGATGCCTTAGATATTGATGCCAGTCATATCGGGCAATCCAGCGCCCCCTACGAGTTGGTCAGCAAACTAAGAGCTAGCTTTTTTGCGATCGGTCCAGTGCTAGCACGTTTGGGCGTAGCACGCATACCATTGCCAGGTGGCTGCGCGATCGGAGCCAGACCTGTAGACTTGCACGTTCGCGGCTTGCAGGCTATGGGTGCAGACGTACAAATTGAGCATGGTATTGTGCAGGCTTATTCCCGCCAACCCGGTGGCAGACTGCGCGGTGCCAAGATTTACCTGGACTATCCCAGTGTTGGTGCCACTGAAACATTAATGATGGCGGCAACGCTGGCTGAGGGCGAGACAATTATTGAGAATGCGGCTCAGGAACCAGAAGTAGTCGATCTGGCCGACTTCTGCATTGCTATGGGCGCAAAGATCCAGGGTGCAGGCACCAAGACTATCTATATCGATGGTGTCGATCGCATGCACGCCACGGAATATGCCATTATTCCAGATCGCATTGAGGCAGGCACGTTTATGGTGGCTGCTGCCATTACTAAATCGATCCTGGATATATCACCAGTCGTGCCCGATCACCTGACGGCAGTAATTGCCAAATTGCAGGAAATCGGCGCGAAGGTCAGCTACGAATCGCCCACCTGTCTGCGCGTGGAAGGCAGCGACTGCCATCGCGGCACTGATATAGAAACTCTGCCTTATCCAGGGTTTCCCACGGACATGCAGGCACAGTTTATGGCTTTGCTGACTTTGAGCGAAGGTAATAGCGTAGTCAAAGAAACTGTATTTGAAAACCGCCTCCAACATGTGGCCGAGCTTTGCCGCATGGGAGCCAATATTCGCTTGAAGGGTAATATTGCTGTGGTGACGGGCGTTCCAACACTGTCGGGCGCGCCTGTGACGGCAACCGATCTCAGAGCGTCGGCGGCGCTGGTGCTGGCAGGTTTAGCAGCCCAAGGTGAAACCCAAATTAAGGGCTTACACCACCTCGATCGCGGCTACGATCGCATCGAACATAAGCTTAGGCAGCTAGGAGCCAATATCTATCGCACATCTGAGGCTCCTGTAGCTTAG
- a CDS encoding M15 family metallopeptidase — MFPKIETLKGKPYLSISIIECGEKLVAIPTNFAFTTPHPYQSLGAQYGDRSPFSLREGVLHCLEASQKYLRSTKPNWCIKIFDAYRPLHIQKFMVEHTFLQLIESRGWERDNLTAAQREEIMDLTLQFWAMPSEDPKMPPPHSTGAAIDVTLQDERGQEVNMGSDIDEVSPRSFPDYFKSVDSPEAKQFHANRELLYAVMSSSGFQRHPNEWWHFSLGDQMWAWLVNQSCDSGDRNRVARYGRVG, encoded by the coding sequence ATGTTCCCAAAAATTGAGACGCTAAAAGGCAAGCCTTACTTAAGTATTTCTATCATTGAATGTGGCGAAAAGTTGGTAGCAATTCCGACGAATTTTGCCTTTACCACTCCCCATCCTTACCAATCGCTGGGCGCACAGTACGGAGATCGCTCTCCGTTTTCCCTGCGTGAAGGGGTGTTGCACTGCCTGGAGGCATCGCAAAAATACCTACGAAGTACTAAGCCAAATTGGTGCATCAAAATTTTTGATGCTTATCGCCCACTGCATATACAAAAATTTATGGTGGAACATACATTTTTGCAGCTAATTGAGTCAAGGGGCTGGGAGCGGGACAATCTTACCGCTGCTCAACGCGAAGAAATTATGGACTTGACTTTACAATTCTGGGCAATGCCCAGCGAAGATCCCAAGATGCCGCCGCCGCACAGTACTGGTGCTGCGATCGATGTAACGCTGCAAGACGAACGCGGGCAAGAAGTTAATATGGGTTCTGACATTGATGAGGTGTCGCCGCGCTCTTTCCCAGATTATTTCAAATCGGTCGATTCCCCAGAAGCAAAACAATTTCATGCCAACCGCGAGTTACTATATGCAGTGATGTCGTCATCAGGATTTCAGCGCCATCCCAACGAGTGGTGGCATTTTTCGTTGGGCGATCAGATGTGGGCATGGCTGGTTAATCAGTCCTGCGATTCAGGCGATCGAAATCGGGTAGCACGTTACGGGAGGGTGGGGTGA
- the tgt gene encoding tRNA guanosine(34) transglycosylase Tgt, which yields MNLQTKVSTFEFQVEAQCSKTGARAGTFYTPHGKVHTPRFMPVGTLANVKTVTPDQLQACQAEMILANTYHLHLQPGEDLVAEAGGLHRFMHWQGPILTDSGGFQVFSLSEIRSIADEGVTFRSPRDGQIVALTPEKSIQIQNQLGADVIMAFDECAPYPATREQISQASDRTTRWLERCVKAHDRSDRQALFGIVQGGTFLDLRQQSARELVAFDLPGYAIGGVSVGEPPELIAKIVQATTPLLPVHKPRYLMGVGTHREMSQAVAAGVDLFDCVIPTRLARHGAAIVGSERWNLKNAKYKRDFTPIDPNCSCYACSNFSRAYISHLLRAQEILAYTLISIHNITELVRFSDRMRQAILGDYFYEEFGHFLAQEQAGN from the coding sequence ATGAATTTACAAACTAAGGTCAGCACATTTGAATTTCAAGTTGAGGCTCAATGCAGCAAAACCGGAGCAAGGGCAGGCACATTTTACACTCCGCACGGTAAGGTGCATACACCTCGGTTTATGCCTGTGGGAACGCTGGCAAATGTTAAAACCGTCACGCCCGATCAACTGCAAGCTTGCCAAGCCGAAATGATTCTAGCGAATACCTACCACCTGCATTTACAACCCGGTGAGGATTTAGTAGCAGAAGCGGGGGGCTTACATCGGTTTATGCACTGGCAAGGCCCAATTTTGACCGATTCTGGTGGCTTTCAGGTGTTTAGTCTCAGTGAAATTCGCTCGATCGCCGATGAAGGGGTAACGTTTCGCTCGCCTCGGGACGGTCAGATCGTCGCCCTCACGCCCGAAAAGTCGATCCAAATTCAGAACCAACTTGGTGCCGACGTAATCATGGCATTTGATGAATGCGCGCCCTATCCCGCCACGCGAGAGCAAATTAGCCAGGCTAGCGATCGCACCACCCGTTGGTTAGAGCGCTGTGTCAAAGCCCACGATCGAAGCGATCGACAGGCACTATTTGGCATCGTGCAGGGCGGTACGTTTCTAGATTTACGGCAGCAATCGGCTCGCGAGTTGGTGGCGTTTGACTTACCCGGCTATGCGATCGGGGGCGTAAGCGTAGGGGAACCGCCGGAATTAATTGCTAAGATCGTGCAAGCGACAACCCCACTGTTACCTGTCCATAAACCCAGGTATCTGATGGGCGTTGGCACGCATCGGGAGATGTCGCAGGCAGTGGCAGCAGGAGTGGATCTATTTGATTGCGTCATCCCTACGCGCCTGGCCAGGCATGGTGCCGCTATTGTTGGTAGCGAACGGTGGAATCTCAAGAATGCGAAATATAAGCGGGATTTTACGCCCATTGACCCCAATTGCTCCTGCTATGCCTGTAGCAACTTCAGTCGCGCTTATATCAGCCATTTACTCAGAGCGCAGGAAATCCTCGCCTATACACTGATTTCTATTCACAACATTACAGAATTGGTACGGTTTAGCGATCGCATGCGGCAGGCGATTCTTGGCGATTATTTCTACGAGGAATTCGGTCATTTCCTCGCCCAGGAGCAGGCAGGCAATTAA